The following DNA comes from Amycolatopsis albispora.
TACCGCCGGGCGTGGTCGGCGAGCTGTACGTCGCCGGCGTGGACGGCCTGGCCCGCGGCTACCTCGGACAGCCGGAGCTGACGGCGCAACGGTTCCTGCCGCATCCCTGCCCGGTGGTGCCGGGGGAGCGGCTGTACCGTACCGGCGACCTCGCCAGCCTGGACGACGACGGCCTGCTGCACTACGCCGGCCGGGCGGACAACCAGGCCAAGGTCAGGGGCGTGCGGGTGGAGCCCGGCGAGATCGAGGCGGTGCTGGACAGCCACCCGGCGGTCGAGCGGGCGGTGGTGGCGGTCCGGGAGGACGAGCCCGGCGTCAAGGAGATCGTGGCCTATCTGGTCGGGCCGGACGCCTTCATCCCCGAGGTTGCCGAGTACCTGGCCGGGTACTTGTCCCAGTATCTGCTGCCGGCGGTGTACGTGAAGCTGGATGCCCTGCCGCTGACCCCGTCCGGCAAGGTGGACCGGCAGGCACTGCCTGTTCCCACCATCCGGGACCGGGAGGCCCGGACCGGTGTCTCGGAGGTCACCTCGCTGATCGAGGCGGACGTCGCCGAGGTGTGGCGCGACCTGCTGCAGGTCAACCAGGTCGGTCGCAACCAGAGCTTCTTCTCCGTCGGCGGCACCTCCCTGTCGGCCCTGCAGATGCTGCACCGGATCAAGACCCGGTTCGGGGTATCGCTCACCGTCCGGCAGTTCTTCGACGCACCGACGATCGCGGGCGTGGCCGGGAACCTGGAGACGGCGCTGGCCGCCGAGGTGGCCACGATGTCCGACGACGACGTCGCCGAGCGGCTCGGCGACCGGTGAGGGGTAAGCCGATGACCACGTTGGACGCGAACAAACAGCGGCTGCTCATGAAGTTGCTGCGCGAGCGGGCCACCGCGGCCGAAGTGCCGCGCATCACCCCGGTGCCGCCGGGGACCGCCGTTCCGCTCAACCCGCCGCAGGCGGGGATCTGGTTCTCCTGCCGGCAGTACCCGGACAGCAGCGAGTACAGCATTCCGGACCTGCAGGTCATGGAGCGGGCGCTGGACCATTCGACACTGCGCGCTGCCACGGCGGAGCTGATGGCCCGGCACGACATCCTGCGAGTGCGGATGTTCGAGCGCGACGGTGTCCCGATGCAGCAGGACTGCGGCCCGATCGAGCCGCCGGTGACCTGGCACGACCTGCGGCACCTGCCGGCGGACGAGGCGGCGGCGCGCGCCACCGAGATCAGCAGCCGGGCCGCCGAGAGTCCGATCCCGCTCGACGAGCCGTGCTTCTTCACGATCATCGGATTCGCGTTGCCCGGCGAGCGCACCATGCTGGCGACCAACTTCCACCACCTGGTCGCCGACGGAATCTCCCGGGAGCAGGTCGTCCGGGAGCTGGGCGCGTTGCTGGCCGGCCGGACACTCGACCCGCCCCCGCCGGTTGGCTTTCTCGATTACGCGGCCTGGGAACGCGAGAACACCGACGAGGCGACGGTCCAGCGCGACCTGGCCTACTGGACCCACAATCTGACCGGTCACCTGCCGGTGCTGGACCTGCCGAGAGACCATCCCCGGCCGGCCCGAGCCAGCCGGGCCGCATCCACCGTGCCGGTCACGATTCCCGGTTCGTTGCTGACTCGGCTGCAGCGGCTGGCGGCGGACGACGGGGTCACCCTGTTCGTTGTCGTCCTGGCCGCGTACAAGCTGTTCCTGGCCCGGATGGCGGGGCAGCGGGAAATCCTCGTCGGCGTCCCGCTGGCCGGCCGGGACCATGAGGTCGCCGAGTCGATGGTGGGCTGCTTCGTGAGGTCGGTGCCGCTGCGCACCAACTTGTCCGGCGACCCGACGTTCCGCGAGGTCGTCCGCCGGGTGCACGAGGCCTTCCTGGAGGCCCACGACCATCAGGCCGTACCGTACGCCCGGGTGGTGGCCGAACTGGGGTTGCCCCGGCTGTCTGGGGTGCACCAGGTGTTCCAGACCATCATCACGCTGCAGCACCCGGTCGGCGGCTCGGGCTGGGCGGCCGAGAAGAGTGTGGCGCTGAATACGAACTCCATGCCGGTCGACCTGGCTCTGATCCTGCACCCGGACGGCGACGCGCTCGGCGGCATCATGTTGTACTCGGCCGACCTGTTCGACCGGGGCACCGCGCTCCGATCCGCAGGTGTCCTCGAGCATCTGCTGGCCGCGGCCGCCGAGCGGCCGGACGCGCGAGCGTTCGAGCTGCCGCTGCTGTCGCAGGCAGAGCGGGAGCGCGTGCTGCACGGGCTCAACCGGGACGTCCGGCCGGACATCGCGTACCGCACGCTGGCGCAGCCGTTCGAGGAGCAGGTCCGGCGCGCCCCGGACGCGATCGCGGTGCGCGGTGCCGAGGGCCGGTTCAGCTACGCCGAGTTGAACGCCCGGGCCAACCGGCTGGCGTGGTTCCTGCGCGACACCGGGGTCGGTCCGGGAAACGTCGTGGCGCTGTGCCTTTCCCCCGGGGTTGACCAGACGGTCGCGCTACTAGCCGCGGCCAAGGCCGGCGCCCCGTACGTAACGCTCGATCCGGAGGAGGGCCGGCTCGGGGCGATGCTGGACGGTGCCGCCCCGGCAGCGGTGATCGTTGACGGGTCGACGGCGGGCCGCGTGCCGGCAGGACCGTGGCAGGTGCACTCGTTTGCGGAGTCCGGCCGGTGGGCCGGGGTGCCCGCCGACGACCTGCCGGTCGAGGCAACTGGGTACGACCTGCTGTGCCTGCGCTACGCGGCGCACGCCACCGACCGGCCGGCCGCGATCGCCTACCCGGTCGAGGGGGCGCTGGCCGAGTTGGCGCAACTTCAGCACGACCATCCCCTCGGTGCCGGCGACGTAGCGCTCCTGGCGACGCCCGAGGACTGCTTCTGGCCGCTGTCGCAGGGCGCGACGGTCGCCTTGGCGCCGCCAGCGGTGCACCAGGACCCGCGGCGGCTGGCGGACCATGCGGAGGCGTACGGCGTCACGACGCTGTCGGTCGTGCCGTCGATGGTGCCGGACGTGGCCGGGTTCCCGGGCGACCTCGTCGCCGGCTACGGGCCGGCCGAGACCGGGCGGGTCACCGACCAAGGCCGGCCAGCCGGCCACCGTGCCCTCTACGTACTGGACGAGGCGCTGGCGCCGGTGCCGATCGGCGTGGTCGGTGAGCTCTACGTCGGCTGCGAGATCGGCCTCGCTCGCGGATACCACCGGCGGCCGGCGCTGACCGCGCACCGGTTCGTGGCTGACCCGTTCGCTGCCCCCGGCGCCCGCATGTTCCGCACCGGCGAGCTCTGCCGGCACCGGGAGGACGGCGTGCTGGAGCATCTTGGCCCGATCGACCGGCAGGTCCGGATCCACGGCCTGCGCGTCGAGCCGGCCGAGATCGAGGCGGCCTTCGCCGAGCAGGACGGCGTGCGGCGCGCCGTCGTGACCGCGGCGCCGGACGGCGGCCTCGCCGCCTTCGTGGTGCCGGACGGGGAACGTGAGCTGTCCGGGAGAAGGCTCGTCGACGGCGCCGCCGCGCGGCTGCCGGAGTACCTGATGCCGGCAACCGTCACGGTAGTGGAGGAGATCCCCCGGAGGGGCAGCGGCGAGATCGACGTGGCCGCGCTGCTCGACCTCCGGGACCGCGACACGGAAGCTGACCGCACCGACGCACCCGAGACCGAGCTGGAGGCGCGGCTGGCCGGGATTTTCTGCCGGGTCCTGCGCCGGGACTCGGTCTCGGTCACCGAGAGCTTCTTCACCATGGGTGGCCACTCGCTGCTGGTCTTCAAGCTGATCGAGGATTGCGCGAGCGAGTTCGGGCTGAAGCCGAGCGTCCTGGACGTGTTCACCGGCCCGACGGTCCGCGCGCTGGCGGCGACGCTGGGCGCGATGCGACCTGCAGGGGGCGTGGACCCGCTGGTGAGCCTGGTCGAGCACCCGGGCGCGCCGCTGGTGGTCTTCGTGCACGCCGCGAGCGGTTCGGTGCTGCCGTTCTACCAGGTGGCCAAGCGGCTCGGGCGGGAGTTCGCGGTGTACGCGCTTCAGTCGCCGCCGGAGGTTCCGCCGGCGTCGATCGAGGAGATCGCGGCCCGCTACGTGGAAGAGGTCGACGCGGTGCGCGGCGTCGCCCCGGTCGTGGTCGCCGGCTGGTCGATGGGCGGCGCCGTGGCGCTGGAGATGGCCCGCCGCTGGCTGCATCGCAACGAGCGGGTCGCCGCGACCCTCCTGCTGGACACCTGGGCGCCGCCCGCGTTCATGTCCGCGGCGGCGGACGCGGCCCGGGTCCGGGCTTCGGTCCTGGCGCTGGACGTGCTGCGCCTGGAGGGGGCCGACGCCACCCCGGCGACGCAGGCCGAGCTGGCCGAGACCGTCGAACGCAACCGCGCGGCGTTCCTCGACTACCGGCCGGAGTACTACCCGGCCGAGGTGGACCTCCTGCGCGCGAGCGACCCGCTGCCCGCCGACGCGCCGCCGTTCCCGGCGGGCTACCTGGACGGCGACCGCGGCTGGTCCGCCGTCGCCGCCGAGGTGACGACCGCCGAGATCAAGGGAAACCACCTGAGCCTCTTCGACCAGGAGCACGCCGACCAACTGGCGGCGGCGATCAGCGCCGCGATCGCCCGGCGGATGGGCTACGAGGAAATCTGAGCGCGCCCGGACGCGTTGGCCGCTCCACGCGAGGACCTGGCCACCCTGGAGGCCGAGCGACACGGCGCCCCGCTGACCTTCGTCCTGGCCGAGGCAGTCATCGAGTTCGCCGCCGACTTGCGCCGGGGACGTAAGCCCCGCACCGGATACGCCCGGACCACGGACGGTCTATCCGCGGCCGAGCTGACCGCCGAGCTGGTGGCGCACGACTTCCGCGGATGAGCCTCATCGGCGATGCCGGCGTGCTGTTCATTCATCAGCACGATGATCATGTTGAGCGAGCTGATGCCGCCCATGGGTTGGGTCGCGCGAGGATCTCGGCGAACCTCTGCCGGTAGTCGTCAGTGGCCATCGGACTCGACCTTCGGGAAGGGGAAGCCGTTGAGGTTCTCCCGGTACATCCGGTTATGCCCGTACTTGTCTTCGCCGGACACCATGACGCATCCGTGGTAGTCGAGGTCGATCGCGTCGCCGAACCCGCTGAGACGGTTGATGTGCTCGTAGACCCGCACGGACGGCGGGATGTAGCGGGACACCAACCCGACGCGCTTGTCGGCACTGACGTTCGGGTGCGAGCCGTGGACGCACTTGTCCAGGAAGATGACGAACTGGCCGGGCTTCAACTCCATGTCGACGATCTCGTGACTGTTCGGATCCCAGTCCTTGTCGAGCTTGAGCTCCGCGTAGTCGTAGCCGTTGTGGGACTTGTTCTCCACGTTGTAGGACTGCTTGTGGCTGCCGGGCAGGAAGCGCAGGCAGCCGTGCGCCTTGTCCGTCTCGGAGAAGGCCGTCCAGACGAACAGCTCCCGCGTGGCGGCCGTGGACTCCTCGGTGTAGCGCAGCGAGGGATACGAGCGGGTTTCCGACTCGTTGTACACAGTGAATGCCTCGACCTGGTGCCAGCCCGTTCCCGAGTCGCCGGGCTCTTTCTCGAAGATGTGCGTCTTCCAGCACATGATGTCGTTATCCATGAGGCTGCGAAGCTTGTGGACGATCGCCGGGTGGGCGATATGCCGGGACAGCGCTTCACAGTCGAGATGGCGGTCGTAGTTGATGATGGTCGAGTCGTGCGGCTTGTTCTCGGACGTGACCATATCGATCATGGCTTGGCTCCAGACCAGCGGAGCCTCGTCCTCGGCATAGAGGTCGAACGGCCCGAGGAACCCGTTCTCGTTGAAGGACTCCACCTGTTCGGCCGTCAGCCCTCGGATCGCCGGGTCGCTCGTGCTTTCCGCCACCTTGACCCCTTCATTCAATGAGGTACCTGCCAGCCGGACATGCCTGGAACGAGGAATGCGGGGCGGCCGCTGCCGATGGAGGCTACTGACACGCCAGTCGCGCCAACCGTAGGCGGCGCGGACGGACGGGTCTAGTCACTGAAACGGGCGTCTGCATCGGTGCGGGACGGATACGGGAGGCTGTCCAGATGACTGCTGAGTACACCCAAGGTGACCAGTTCCGTGGTGCCCGCATCCATCTGTGCGACCTCTCCGGCCTGGAGGTTCGTGATTGTGACGTCACCGGTTTGAAGATCGTGGACTGCTATGGGGGTGAGGTTTCCCTTGGTGGCGGTTTTGAGCGTGTTGTTGTCAATGACGTTGATGTGACCGCCTATGTTGAGGCTGAGCTGGATCGGTTGCATCCGAACCGGGTGCTGGCCCGTGAGGCCACGTCTGCCGCTGAATTCCGGGTTGCTTGGGATGCGATCGAGAGGCAGTGGGGGGAGACGATCGACCGTGCTGGGCGCTTACCGGAGGTGAAGCTGCATGAGCGGGTCGATGGTGAGTGGTCGTTTGTTGAGACGCAGCGGCATCTGCTGATGGCTGGTGATGCTTGGATCGGTAACGCTGTGCTGGAGGAGGATGCGCCGTATCATCCGTTGGGGCTTCCTGGTGGCGGGATGCCGGCTGAGGCATCGGCGAAGCTTCTCGGGCTCACTCTTGATGTGGTCCCGACGCTGGAGGAGGTGCTCGTGCCGCGGCTTGCTCGCATGGCCGCGGTGCGTCGGGTTGTCGACGAGCTCACCGAGGCTGAGTTGAATCGGGTGTGTGGTCGCAAGCCGGCCGATTCGTATCCGGACAAGGACTACGTCGTGCGCCGTTGCCTCAGCGTCGTGCTCAGGGAAGAGGCCGAGCATCACCGGTACGCGGTGCGCGACCTCACCGTGCTCGAGGCCGATACCCGAACCGAGTGAAAGCGCCCACCGAGCAGGAGCGCTGACCGGTCGGGCGACTTCCAGCCGCAATGCTGCTGCTACTCCCGGCCGCCAGATTCTGGTCGTCTGCCACAGCGAACCACATCCCATCGAACGCTGCCTGGAGTGGGTCAGCCGGTTCCGTCGGCTGGCCCGCCGCTTCCCACCACCGGATTCCTGCGCCTGGCATCCGCTCTGCCCGGTCAGAAGGGGCAGGCGGACACGGTGTCGTCCGGCGATCCGGCGGAGCCGCCCATCCCGGCCTCCCGCATCAGCCGGGCGATCGGCCAGCCGGCGCCGCTGGGATCCGCCTCGTAGCGGCGGATCACCGACTCCTGCACGTCCGCCGGCTGCTCCTGGCTGAGTTTGAACAGCGCCTCCGCCGACTCGATCGTCAGTCGGAAGGCACCGACTCCGTGCACGATCCGGCGGAAGTAGTCGACCGAGGAGGTCTGGTCCCAGCCCGCGCCGAAGCGATCCTCCAGGCGAGCGGCCGTCCACCGGACGACCTCGAGTGTCTCCTCCCGCCCGCGGATCAACCGTAGGCGGCCGCAGACGTGCACAGCCGCGAAGTTCCACGTCGGCGCGGACGGGTCGCCGGGGTAGACGGCCGGGGTGACGAAGCCGCCCGGCCCGTCGAACATCAGCCGGGCGTACGTGCCGTCCGTGAGCGCCTTCCAGTGCGGGTTGGCGCGGTTGAGGTGGCCGAGGATCTCGGTGCCGGCCAGCGGGCCGGACTCGGGTTCACCCGGCGCGACCAGGGCCGGCAGGCGGGTGGCCAGGGGAGCGGTCGTCCCGTTCGTGGTGAGCGTCGCGAGGGGGTGGCCGTCGATGATCCGGCGGTGCCAGTCCTCGTCCTTGATCCGGTAGTGGCTCGGTACGAACATGGCTACCGGCACACTCCGTAGGCCTGGCGGCCGCGCGGGCCGGTCGCGGCCCGAAGGAAGCCGGTATCCGGGTCGACACCGGCGGCGCAGACCTTGCCGAGGGTGGACGCCGGCACCACGTCGAGCCGGTGGCCCTTCCGCTCCAGGCCGGCGAGCACGTCGGGTCCGAGCGAGCGTTCCGCGACCAGCACGCCCGGCCGGGAGGCGCGCGGCGCGAACGACTGCGCGAAGTGGTCGATGTTGACGGCGGGGAGCTCGGTCGCGGCCTGCGGTTCCATCCCGAACTCCGCGATCGCGAGGAACACCTGGAGCGTCCACTGGTCCTGCTGGTCACCGCCCGGCGTGCCGAACGCCAGGAACGGCTCGCCGTCGCGCAGCACGATACTGGGGCTCAGCGTCGTGCGCGGACGCCGGCCGGGCGCCAGCGAGTTCGGGTGGCCGTCGACGAGCCAGGCGGTCTGGCCGCGGGTGCCGAGCGGGAAGCCGAGATCGGGGATCACCGGTGAGCTCTTGAGCCAGCCGCCGCTGGGCACGGCCACGGCCAGGTTTCCCCACCGGTCCGCGACCGCGACGGTGCAGGTGTTCCCGGCGCCGGCCTGCGGCGCCCCGGCGGTCACGGTGGGTATGCCGCTGCGCAGCTGGGTCATCCAGTCCGGCTCGTCGGCGCCCGGCTGCTCCGGTTTGGCCTGCGGGATCCAGGGCTGGCCGGGGCCGACCCGGCCGGGCTGGGGGTCGAGGGCCGCACGGTCGCCGATGGCCGAGCGCCGCCGCGCGGTGTACTCCGGCGCCAGGAGCTCGGCCATCGGCACCGGTGTGTGCGCCGGGTCCCCGTACCAGGCCTCGCGGTCGGCGAACGCGAGCTTAGCCGCCTCCGCGAGGGTGTGGACGTAGTCGACGGAGCCGAGCCCCATGCCGCGCAGGTCGCAGCCGGACAGGATCGCCAGCTGCTGGAGGAAGACCGGGCCCTGCGACCACGGCCCCGGCTTGTAGACGGTGAAGTCGCCGTACGGCAGCGCGCACGGTTCCTCGACGGCAGGCCGCCAGGCCGCCAGGTCGTCGCCGGTGAGCAGGCCACGGTGCCGGCCGCCGGTGGAGTCGAGCACCTCGGTGGTACGCGCGAAGCCGTCGATCGCGTCGGCGACGAAGCCCTCGTAGAAGGCCGCCCGGGCCGCCTCGAGCTGGGCCTCCCGGTCGGTCGACGCGGCCCGCGCCTCGCGCAGCAGCCGCTCGTAGGTGTCGGCCAGCGCGGCGTTGCGCATCCGGGCGCCGGCCGCCGGTACCGCGTCGTCGGGCAGGTAGGTGCGCGCGGACGCGGTCCACTCCGTCCGGAACAGCGGAGCCATCGCCGCGACCGTCGCCGCGGCGGCGGGCAGCAGCGGGTAGCCGCCGGAGGCGTACCCGATCGCCGGTTCCAGGACGGTGGCCAGTGGCATCGTGCCGAACTCGGCGAGCAGGCGCATCCAGGCGCCGAACGCGCCCGGCACGGTCGCGGGGAGCAGGCCCGCCGCGGGCATCTGCTCGATGCCGAGCGCCCCGAACCGCTCGATGGTCGTCGCCTGCGGCATCGGGCCCTGTCCGCAGATGATGCGCACCGTGCCGGCCGAGCGCGGGTAGACCGAGATCACGACGTCGCCGCCGGGCCCGTTCGAGTGCGGCTCGACCACCTGGAGGGCGAAGCCGGCGGCCGCCGCCGCGTCGAAGGCGTTGCCACCCCGGTCGAGGATGCCCATGCCGACGGCGGACGCTGACCAGTGCGTCGAGGCCACGGCGCCGAAGGTACCGGTGAGCTGGGGTCGCAGGACGGTCATCGTTGGGTTGACCCGGTGAGCAGCAGGCCAAGGCAATACGTGCCCGGTTCGGCCTTGCGGGTGACGAAGTGGTGCACCGTGCCGGCCGGGATGAAGAATGTCGCCGGCGAGGTCAGCGTGTGGTGGCGTCCGTCGGCGACCACCTCGATCACGCCACCGCCCGGATTCGGGGACAGCAGCAGATAGATCTCGGGACACTCGTGGGTATGCGGATCGGCCACCGGCTTTCCCACCTTGTCGCTGAGCTCGCCGCCGGCCAGCTCCAAGCACAGCCCGCCGTACATGTCGTCGGTCAGGTAGAACGGTGTGGGTGCGTGATGTCCGGGAATCTCGCGGAACAGCGGAAGATCCATTCGGGCGGCCGGGGCGGCGGCCGCGACCGCGGCGCTTGCGGAAGGGGCGTCCATGGGGTGTTCCTCCGGGTGCGGCCGCGCCGGCCGCGTCGAAGACGGATCAGGCTGGGGTCAGGTGGAAGATGAAGCTGAACGCGGGAAGTTCGATGAGCCGCTGATCAGCGAGACGCCAGCCGCTCTCATCGAGCACCGAGTACCACTCGTCGAGCGTGGGCAGGTACTGGTCCATGATCGCGTGCACGGTCTCGAAGCCGAGCGTGAACATCGGCAGGTCCGGGCCTTCCACGCCGACGGACCGACAGGTGTCGCCGAGGAGGAGGTTTCGTCCGTTGGGGAAGGTCTCTCGGAGCTTCTGCAGTGTCTTCACGCAGTTGTCCCGTGGCCAGAAGTCGTGCCCCATGAGGAAGCAGGTGACCAGTTCGGCGTCGGCGTACTCCGGCCTCGGCGACATGTTCAGCACATCATCCCGAAGCAGCGTGATCCGGTCCGTCAGGTTCGCATCGCGGACCGCCTCTCCCGCGACCGCCAACGCCCCCGGGGCGATATCGACCCCGATGGCCCGGATCGCGGGTCGCCGCTCGGCCAACATGATGATCCGGTCGCCGCTGCCACAGCCGAGATCGGCGACGGTCGTGTAGTCGATACCGTCGAGTAGATCCCGCAGCGGCGGGTCGAAGAAGTTGCGGGCGATGCTCCGGCAGGCCACGCTGATCGCCCGCGAATCGCGGCGCATCTGGCGGTCGGCGCGTTCATCGGTGCGAACCAGGGTGGTGAGATCGGTGAAGAGCTCACCACAGCCCCTGGTCAGCCAGTAGAAGAAGCCCCTGGTACGGAACGCCTCGTCGAATCCCGGTCCGCGCCGGGCCAGGTCCGGCCCGGCGTCGACGACCACGATCCTGCGGCTGGACAGCGCGACAAGGATCCGGCGAACCGCCTCCGGGTGGGTGCGGGTGCGGGCGGTGAACTCGGGTACGTCGACAGCCTCCCGGTCGGCCAGCTCGTCCAACAAGCCGATGTCCCAGGCCGCACTGAGAGCGGCTGCGGCCACGGCACCGTTGAAGGTATCCGCACAGTATCGCGCTTCTTCCTTGGGCAGATGGGTTGTCGCGGCGGTCATGTAGTCCTCAACTTTCGCATCGTGGAGCTGGTCCGGAGCGTTCTCGATGGGTGGGCCTGGGTGGCCGGCGCGCTGACGAAGCTCAGGATCTCCAGGACGCAGTCCGTCAGTCCCGCCTTGCGCCGCATCACCTCCGGGGTCCGCAGGCGGGGCGGTTCCTCATGCGCGCTCGGCGCGAAGGAGGGGTACAGGCCGTTCGCGGTGAGGTCGAGAAAGATGGCGTGCAGTCGGCGGACCAGCTGGCTGCCGACAGCGAGCTGGGACACGGTTGCCCGGCTGGTCAGGAAGATGCCGTCGTACAGCCACATCAAGGTGTCCCGGGGGATCTGCTGCCGGCCCTTCGGCTTGGGACTCCGCAGCAAGGACACCTCGCCCGAGGACAGGACCTTGTCCGCGATCCCCTCGTGAACCTGCTCGTTGAGTTCGCACTCGTGGCGCAGGGCTTCCGCCACGGTGCCGGAGCCGATCGTCACCTTGCCCCGGATCAGCGGCCGGACCGGTGGATAGTCGCGGGCCCAGGCGCCGGTGAGATTGACGTGCTGGCGGGCCATCGGCATCCGGATGACCGGTCCGTAGATGTGCCGGGGGGCGGAACTTCCGTACATCAGCATCAGCGAATAGCCGCGCACCAGCAATCGCGCCTGCGTGGCGAGCTCCTCGTGTTCGACCCGCGCGGCCTCGCTCTCCCGCAGGATGGCCCCGAGCAGCTGCCACAGCAGGAAGGTGGTCTGGTGGGCGGTGATCCACCGGAACCAGAACAGACGGTCGATGTCCTCGGCACTGTCCGGACGGAGGTCGTGGACCGACGCGGGTGACGCGTGCACCAGCCGTTTCCGCAGTTCCTCGATCCGCATCGGGTCCACGGGCACTGTTCGGGGTACCCATCGGGAGGGCAGGGCCAGCGGCTCAAGCCCGTAGGGATGACCGCCGAACTCCCATTCCGCGCCGGACGGGAGGGTGGTGGTGACGGCCGGTACCTCAAGCGGATGCATCGGCGGCATCCGTTCCCTCGGAGGTATCCGGAAGGTGGGTGAATTCGAGCTCCAGGCCGTTCACATCGTACGCGTAGAAGCTCTGCATGCCCTGACCGTCGATGTCGATCTCGGTGGCCGGCTCGGCGCGAGCGAAGGTGAAGCGGCCCGATTCGTACAGCTCCCGATACCGGCCGCGCCACAGTCGCAGCTGTTCCGGCGTGTCGACCCGGATGCACAGGTGCTGGAACTGGTTCACCTCGCCGGCCGGCGGCCCGTGCGTACCGCGGTCGCGGGTGAACAGGTGCAGGCGGATGTCGCCCACGGCCACCTCGACCACGCGGGTCAGGCCGGGGAGCCGC
Coding sequences within:
- a CDS encoding cupin domain-containing protein, with amino-acid sequence MDAPSASAAVAAAAPAARMDLPLFREIPGHHAPTPFYLTDDMYGGLCLELAGGELSDKVGKPVADPHTHECPEIYLLLSPNPGGGVIEVVADGRHHTLTSPATFFIPAGTVHHFVTRKAEPGTYCLGLLLTGSTQR
- a CDS encoding DinB family protein; the encoded protein is MTAEYTQGDQFRGARIHLCDLSGLEVRDCDVTGLKIVDCYGGEVSLGGGFERVVVNDVDVTAYVEAELDRLHPNRVLAREATSAAEFRVAWDAIERQWGETIDRAGRLPEVKLHERVDGEWSFVETQRHLLMAGDAWIGNAVLEEDAPYHPLGLPGGGMPAEASAKLLGLTLDVVPTLEEVLVPRLARMAAVRRVVDELTEAELNRVCGRKPADSYPDKDYVVRRCLSVVLREEAEHHRYAVRDLTVLEADTRTE
- a CDS encoding phytanoyl-CoA dioxygenase family protein, yielding MAESTSDPAIRGLTAEQVESFNENGFLGPFDLYAEDEAPLVWSQAMIDMVTSENKPHDSTIINYDRHLDCEALSRHIAHPAIVHKLRSLMDNDIMCWKTHIFEKEPGDSGTGWHQVEAFTVYNESETRSYPSLRYTEESTAATRELFVWTAFSETDKAHGCLRFLPGSHKQSYNVENKSHNGYDYAELKLDKDWDPNSHEIVDMELKPGQFVIFLDKCVHGSHPNVSADKRVGLVSRYIPPSVRVYEHINRLSGFGDAIDLDYHGCVMVSGEDKYGHNRMYRENLNGFPFPKVESDGH
- a CDS encoding non-ribosomal peptide synthetase, translating into MTTLDANKQRLLMKLLRERATAAEVPRITPVPPGTAVPLNPPQAGIWFSCRQYPDSSEYSIPDLQVMERALDHSTLRAATAELMARHDILRVRMFERDGVPMQQDCGPIEPPVTWHDLRHLPADEAAARATEISSRAAESPIPLDEPCFFTIIGFALPGERTMLATNFHHLVADGISREQVVRELGALLAGRTLDPPPPVGFLDYAAWERENTDEATVQRDLAYWTHNLTGHLPVLDLPRDHPRPARASRAASTVPVTIPGSLLTRLQRLAADDGVTLFVVVLAAYKLFLARMAGQREILVGVPLAGRDHEVAESMVGCFVRSVPLRTNLSGDPTFREVVRRVHEAFLEAHDHQAVPYARVVAELGLPRLSGVHQVFQTIITLQHPVGGSGWAAEKSVALNTNSMPVDLALILHPDGDALGGIMLYSADLFDRGTALRSAGVLEHLLAAAAERPDARAFELPLLSQAERERVLHGLNRDVRPDIAYRTLAQPFEEQVRRAPDAIAVRGAEGRFSYAELNARANRLAWFLRDTGVGPGNVVALCLSPGVDQTVALLAAAKAGAPYVTLDPEEGRLGAMLDGAAPAAVIVDGSTAGRVPAGPWQVHSFAESGRWAGVPADDLPVEATGYDLLCLRYAAHATDRPAAIAYPVEGALAELAQLQHDHPLGAGDVALLATPEDCFWPLSQGATVALAPPAVHQDPRRLADHAEAYGVTTLSVVPSMVPDVAGFPGDLVAGYGPAETGRVTDQGRPAGHRALYVLDEALAPVPIGVVGELYVGCEIGLARGYHRRPALTAHRFVADPFAAPGARMFRTGELCRHREDGVLEHLGPIDRQVRIHGLRVEPAEIEAAFAEQDGVRRAVVTAAPDGGLAAFVVPDGERELSGRRLVDGAAARLPEYLMPATVTVVEEIPRRGSGEIDVAALLDLRDRDTEADRTDAPETELEARLAGIFCRVLRRDSVSVTESFFTMGGHSLLVFKLIEDCASEFGLKPSVLDVFTGPTVRALAATLGAMRPAGGVDPLVSLVEHPGAPLVVFVHAASGSVLPFYQVAKRLGREFAVYALQSPPEVPPASIEEIAARYVEEVDAVRGVAPVVVAGWSMGGAVALEMARRWLHRNERVAATLLLDTWAPPAFMSAAADAARVRASVLALDVLRLEGADATPATQAELAETVERNRAAFLDYRPEYYPAEVDLLRASDPLPADAPPFPAGYLDGDRGWSAVAAEVTTAEIKGNHLSLFDQEHADQLAAAISAAIARRMGYEEI
- a CDS encoding gamma-glutamyltransferase family protein; its protein translation is MTVLRPQLTGTFGAVASTHWSASAVGMGILDRGGNAFDAAAAAGFALQVVEPHSNGPGGDVVISVYPRSAGTVRIICGQGPMPQATTIERFGALGIEQMPAAGLLPATVPGAFGAWMRLLAEFGTMPLATVLEPAIGYASGGYPLLPAAAATVAAMAPLFRTEWTASARTYLPDDAVPAAGARMRNAALADTYERLLREARAASTDREAQLEAARAAFYEGFVADAIDGFARTTEVLDSTGGRHRGLLTGDDLAAWRPAVEEPCALPYGDFTVYKPGPWSQGPVFLQQLAILSGCDLRGMGLGSVDYVHTLAEAAKLAFADREAWYGDPAHTPVPMAELLAPEYTARRRSAIGDRAALDPQPGRVGPGQPWIPQAKPEQPGADEPDWMTQLRSGIPTVTAGAPQAGAGNTCTVAVADRWGNLAVAVPSGGWLKSSPVIPDLGFPLGTRGQTAWLVDGHPNSLAPGRRPRTTLSPSIVLRDGEPFLAFGTPGGDQQDQWTLQVFLAIAEFGMEPQAATELPAVNIDHFAQSFAPRASRPGVLVAERSLGPDVLAGLERKGHRLDVVPASTLGKVCAAGVDPDTGFLRAATGPRGRQAYGVCR
- a CDS encoding class I SAM-dependent methyltransferase, which codes for MTAATTHLPKEEARYCADTFNGAVAAAALSAAWDIGLLDELADREAVDVPEFTARTRTHPEAVRRILVALSSRRIVVVDAGPDLARRGPGFDEAFRTRGFFYWLTRGCGELFTDLTTLVRTDERADRQMRRDSRAISVACRSIARNFFDPPLRDLLDGIDYTTVADLGCGSGDRIIMLAERRPAIRAIGVDIAPGALAVAGEAVRDANLTDRITLLRDDVLNMSPRPEYADAELVTCFLMGHDFWPRDNCVKTLQKLRETFPNGRNLLLGDTCRSVGVEGPDLPMFTLGFETVHAIMDQYLPTLDEWYSVLDESGWRLADQRLIELPAFSFIFHLTPA
- a CDS encoding FMN-binding negative transcriptional regulator, which produces MFVPSHYRIKDEDWHRRIIDGHPLATLTTNGTTAPLATRLPALVAPGEPESGPLAGTEILGHLNRANPHWKALTDGTYARLMFDGPGGFVTPAVYPGDPSAPTWNFAAVHVCGRLRLIRGREETLEVVRWTAARLEDRFGAGWDQTSSVDYFRRIVHGVGAFRLTIESAEALFKLSQEQPADVQESVIRRYEADPSGAGWPIARLMREAGMGGSAGSPDDTVSACPF